The Porites lutea chromosome 11, jaPorLute2.1, whole genome shotgun sequence genome includes a region encoding these proteins:
- the LOC140952874 gene encoding uncharacterized protein encodes MGHSTLWQLTILFTFALISMVPSRHIQNSHSKIQQDASKSGKPGEYLWYKTDSSRAEIKFARSLIAKSRDSTESEQSGALPSLGEEDISGSAESSSEDTGNLQTSGSGGYPTSYMVDIRENTNVETSSVEPTGEASLDEHKAPAKIKQDSEEQIEKSPGKADKPLGKTTNEQVSSGSAYGEEEALLKEGSGKDDSNANYKEVKVTAPAVEKQVVNPKRRSEISRKSRVEKEDGDSKYDKLFRDFGTEGDLDPGLEDDDSDLDDSLSDEDTKLLISDEDEDDSGESKSYISRPADKSKVKHKSSQSSKTKEILARLDTDVFRGNNSEEHEQFYRKKHPDHTVRLNNHYDKVANQTLSKEGDESKALSHHAVGGIFNGSVSKVALEAESIKRSRDEHHHQGKHDNDQPRRHPPHHHRRHDRHHHHHHRRRHHHDKHHNKKGTKVQKDNAGENKVAVHQANSSASYGQPSIYYPYPAQYPAVQQLSPYQSSDATPKSEYVYYSLQKADNEGAVCLDGSTPGYYLRKGTGKDTRKWIIYLQGGAWCETKESCLSRSQTNLGSTLFLKSLGKPGGILSSDKEENSKFYNWNIAYLPYCDGSSFSGNRVDPVEVEGSLLYFRGFRILNSTISELLSDKDLDKASHVVFSGTSAGGLAVMLHADFVRSRLSRKVHFRTLADSGFFLDTGSQKSKGERKFRKQMQSVFKLHDCTDGVPQKCVEKMPGKDLWKCIFPQYFLRYVKSKIFIVNPLYDSWQLGNIWEIECAFNPYTCTNKEVKQIKKFKKATLKAMKEFLNRSNIGLFADSCIDHGQVVFSNRWNEIKVKTPAKDWSISSSFIRWLKHPKKKLFIDDYDYPANPTCVSIDVDKRSEILTEGF; translated from the coding sequence ATGGGACACTCGACTTTGTGGCAATTGACGATTCTTTTCACATTTGCGCTTATTTCTATGGTACCGTCAAGACACATTCAGAATTCTCACTCAAAGATTCAACAAGATGCCTCAAAATCTGGAAAACCAGGGGAATACTTGTGGTATAAAACTGACTCTTCGCGAGCAGAAATAAAATTTGCGAGGAGTTTGATAGCAAAATCACGCGATTCAACGGAGAGTGAACAAAGTGGAGCACTTCCTTCTCTCGGAGAGGAGGACATCAGTGGAAGTGCAGAATCTTCGAGCGAGGACACCGGCAACTTACAGACATCAGGGAGTGGAGGCTATCCAACAAGTTACATGGTGGACATTCGAGAAAACACAAATGTAGAGACCAGTTCAGTAGAACCTACTGGCGAAGCTTCATTAGATGAACATAAGGCACCCGCAAAAATTAAACAAGACAGCGAAGAGCAAATTGAAAAATCTCCTGGAAAAGCAGATAAACCTTTAGGGAAAACAACGAATGAACAAGTTAGCAGTGGGAGTGCTTATGGTGAAGAAGAGGCGTTATTGAAAGAAGGCAGTGGTAAAGACGACAGCAATGCAAACTATAAAGAGGTGAAAGTCACGGCACCTGCTGTCGAAAAACAAGTAGTAAACCCAAAGAGAAGAAGTGAAATTTCCCGCAAATCGAGGGTAGAGAAAGAAGATGGTGACAGCAAATACGACAAACTGTTTAGAGATTTCGGGACAGAAGGAGACCTGGATCCGGGCCTTGAAGATGATGACAGTGACTTGGACGACTCTCTGAGCGACGAGGACACCAAACTTTTGATATCTGACGAAGATGAAGACGATAGTGGTGAAAGCAAGAGTTATATAAGCAGACCTGCTGATAAGAGTAAAGTTAAACACAAATCATCGCAGTCATCGAAGACGAAGGAGATCCTCGCCAGACTCGACACTGATGTTTTTAGGGGAAATAACAGCGAAGAACATGAGCAATTTTACAGGAAAAAACATCCAGATCATACAGTTCGTCTTAATAATCATTACGACAAAGTTGCAAACCAAACACTGAGCAAAGAGGGCGATGAATCCAAGGCGTTGAGTCACCACGCTGTCGGTGGGATATTTAATGGAAGCGTAAGCAAAGTGGCTTTAGAAGCAGAATCGATCAAACGTAGTCGTGACGAACATCATCACCAGGGAAAACATGATAACGATCAACCTCGTCGTcatcctcctcatcatcatcgtcgCCATGatcgccatcatcatcatcatcatcgtcgacGTCACCATCATGATAAACATCACAATAAGAAGGGAACTAAAGTACAAAAAGACAACGCTGGAGAAAACAAGGTTGCTGTACATCAGGCAAATTCCAGTGCTTCGTACGGCCAGCCGTCCATATATTACCCCTACCCAGCCCAGTACCCGGCAGTACAGCAGTTGTCCCCTTATCAGTCCTCTGACGCGACGCCAAAGAGCGAGTATGTGTACTATTCATTGCAGAAGGCGGATAATGAAGGCGCCGTGTGTCTGGATGGATCCACTCCTGGTTACTATTTGAGGAAAGGAACTGGTAAGGATACCAGGAAATGGATCATCTATCTGCAGGGCGGGGCATGGTGCGAGACCAAGGAATCGTGTTTGAGTAGAAGTCAAACAAACCTGGGCTCCACGCTCTTCTTAAAATCTCTTGGCAAGCCTGGCGGAATTTTATCGAGCGACAAAGAAGAAAATTCGAAATTTTACAACTGGAATATTGCTTATCTTCCCTACTGCGATGGCTCGTCGTTCTCAGGCAACAGAGTAGATCCCGTGGAAGTAGAAGGATCCCTACTGTACTTCCGAGGATTTCGAATTTTAAATTCCACTATATCTGAGTTATTATCTGACAAAGATCTTGATAAAGCAAGCCATGTTGTATTTTCTGGTACCTCGGCTGGTGGACTAGCAGTTATGCTCCACGCGGACTTTGTGCGCTCTAGACTATCAAGAAAAGTTCACTTTCGCACTCTAGCCGATTCAGGAttttttctggacacaggctcCCAAAAAAGCAAGGGTGAGCGCAAATTCCGAAAACAGATGCAATCTGTTTTTAAGCTTCATGACTGCACAGATGGCGTCCCTCAAAAATGCGTCGAAAAAATGCCCGGAAAAGATCTTTGGAAATGCATCTTTCCACAATACTTTTTACGATATGTCAAGAGTAAGATATTCATTGTCAACCCTCTGTACGACTCCTGGCAGTTGGGCAATATTTGGGAAATTGAATGTGCTTTTAACCCGTATACATGTACAAATAAAGAAGTGAAGcagataaaaaaattcaaaaaagccACTTTAAAAGCCATGAAAGAATTCTTGAATAGATCGAATATTGGACTATTTGCGGATTCCTGTATAGATCATGGCCAAGTCGTCTTTAGTAATCGGTGGAACGAGATAAAAGTCAAAACACCTGCCAAGGATTGGTCAATATCATCGT
- the LOC140951911 gene encoding elongator complex protein 3 yields MGKNRKKVHPSASRAELMMMTVSEIVNQLITAHEKGNDVNLNKIKGQTASKYGLTSQPRLVDIIAAVPPAYKKVLLPKLKAKPVRTASGIAVVAVMCKPHRCPHINMTGNICVYCPGGPDSDFEYSTQSYTGYEPTSMRAIRARYNPYLQTRHRMDQLKQLGHSVDKVEFIVMGGTFMCLDESYRDFFIRNLHDALSGHTSNNVDEAVKYSERSKTKCIGITIETRPDYCLKKHLSSMLMYGCTRLEIGVQSVYEDVARDTNRGHTVKAVSESFHLSKDAGFKVVSHMMPDLPNVGLERDIEQFIEFFENPAFRADGLKIYPTLVIRGTGLYELWKTGRYKSYPPNTLVDLIARILALVPPWTRVYRVQRDIPMPLVSSGVEHGNLRELALARMKDLGTKCRDVRTREVGIQEIHHKVRPFEIELIRRDYVANGGWETFLSYEDPEQDILVGLLRLRKCSEETFRPELKGGCSIVRELHVYGSVVPVSARDPSKFQHQGFGMLLMEEAERIARDEHGSVKIAVISGVGTRNYYRKIGYELEGPYMVKNLWSTS; encoded by the exons atgggaaAGAATCGCAAGAAAG tgCACCCAAGTGCATCTCGAGCTgaactgatgatgatgacagtgtcAGAAATTGTCAACCAGTTGATCACAGCTCACGAAAAGGGAAATGATGTCAATCTTAACAA AATAAAGGGACAAACCGCAAGCAAGTATGGCTTGACATCCCAGCCCAGACTTGTTGACATAATTGCTGCTGTGCCTCCGGCTTATAAAAAG GTTTTACTTCCGAAGCTTAAAGCCAAACCAGTTAGAACAGCATCAGGT ATAGCTGTTGTTGCAGTGATGTGTAAACCTCACAGATGCCCACATATTAACATGACTGGAAATATTTGTgt GTATTGCCCAGGAGGACCAGACTCTGATTTTGAATACTCCACCCAGTCCTATACAGGATATGAG CCCACATCAATGCGAGCAATCCGAGCCAGGTACAATCCTTATTTGCAAACCAGGCACCGGATGGATCAG CTTAAACAACTTGGTCACAGTGTTGACAAG GTTGAATTTATTGTTATGGGAGGAACATTTATGTGTCTGGATGAAAGTTACAGAGACTTTTTCATCAGAAATCTTCATGATGCTCTTTCAGGTCACACAAGTAACAATGTAGATGAAGCTGTCAA ATATTCTGAGAGGAGCAAGACAAAGTGTATTGGAATCACCATAGAAACAAGACCTGACTACTGTCTGAAAAAACATTTAAG CTCAATGCTAATGTATGGCTGCACTCGTCTTGAGATTGGTGTACAGAGTGTGTATGAGGATGTAGCCCGAGATACCAACAG AGGCCATACAGTGAAGGCAGTGAGTGAGTCATTTCATCTGTCAAAAGATGCAGGTTTCAAG GTTGTGTCACATATGATGCCTGATCTGCCAAATGTGGGATTGGAGAGAGACATTGAACAGTTTATA GAATTTTTCGAAAATCCTGCATTTAGAGCAGATGGTTTAAAAATTTATCCAACCTTGGTTATCCGTGGCACAG GTTTGTATGAGCTGTGGAAGACAGGGAGGTACAAGAGTTACCCACCCAATACACTGGTGGACTTGATTGCCAGAATTCTTGCCTTAGTACCACCTTGGACACGTGTCTACAGAGTTCAAAG GGACATCCCCATGCCCCTTGTGAGTTCTGGTGTGGAACATGGTAACCTTAGAGAGCTGGCACTAGCACGGATGAAGGATCTAGGGACAAAG TGCCGTGATGTGCGTACACGTGAGGTTGGCATACAGGAGATTCATCATAAAGTGCGTCCTTTTGAG ATTGAACTTATTCGCCGTGATTATGTGGCAAATGGAGGATGGGAAACGTTTCTTTCGTATGAAGATCCGGAACAAG ATATTCTTGTTGGCTTATTGCGACTGAGGAAGTGTTCAGAGGAGACTTTCAGACCCGAGCTAAAAGGAGGCTGTTCCATCGTCAGAGAACTCCATGT CTATGGAAGTGTGGTCCCAGTCAGTGCTCGTGATCCGTCTAAATTTCAGCATCAA GGTTTTGGGATGTTGTTAATGGAAGAAGCAGAGAGGATTGCTCGTGATGAGCACGGTTCAGTGAAAATCGCTGTTATTTCAG GGGTTGGAACTAGAAATTATTATCGTAAGATTGGTTATGAACTGGAAGGACCATATATGGTAAAGAATCTATGGTCAACATCATGA